The Streptomyces phaeolivaceus genome has a window encoding:
- a CDS encoding YbdD/YjiX family protein → MRSVLDRAARAARGVRWYVRELTDESAYDRYVEHLRTHAPDAPAPTRREFERRRTDRQEGDPRQGFRCC, encoded by the coding sequence ATGCGGTCGGTGCTGGACAGGGCGGCTAGGGCGGCGAGGGGCGTGCGCTGGTATGTACGGGAGCTGACAGACGAGTCCGCGTACGACCGCTATGTGGAACATCTGCGCACGCACGCCCCCGACGCGCCGGCGCCGACCCGACGGGAGTTCGAACGCAGGCGGACGGACCGCCAGGAAGGGGACCCCCGACAGGGATTCCGCTGCTGCTGA
- a CDS encoding carbon starvation CstA family protein, translating into MRTANVRTIVVWTLVALVAATGWAVLALARGENVSAAWMVAAALGSYAIAYRFYARFIAYKVLKVDRTRATPAERLDNGIDFHPTDRRVLLGHHFAAIAGAGPLVGPVLAAQMGYLPGTIWIIAGVVFAGAVQDMVVLFFSTRRDGRSLGQMAREEIGPFGGAAALLAAFAIMIILLGVLALVVVNALAQSPWGTFSIAMTVPIALLMGFYLRVLRPGRVAEVSLIGVGLLLLALVAGRWVAESSWAETFTLAPSTLVIWLVAYGFIASILPVWMLLAPRDYLSTFMKIGTIVLLALGVVLTLPTLRMPAVTDFASRGDGPVFAGSLFPFVFITIACGALSGFHALISSGTTPKMIQKETQVRMIGYGSMLMESSVAVMALIAASIIDPGLYFAMNAPAGVIGDTVQNASQVVSGWGYSISPEELAAAAKNVEEASLLSRTGGAPTLAVGVSEIFSQVTGDGLRAFWYHFAIMFEALFILTALDAGTRVGRFMLQDTLGNVYRPFKNISWKPGLVITSAIVCGLWGYFLWVGVHEPLGGINQLFPIFGISNQLLAAVALTVCTTLLVKSGRLKWAWITGVPLAWDATVTLTASYQKVFSSDPRVGFFEQRSVYQAGIDRGEVIAPAKSMDDMHTIVTNSTVDGVLSAVLALLIIVVIADAARVCVRHVRRPTLSTLSEAPYVESKIVAPAGLIPTQQEKEEEATARDAVGAGQGG; encoded by the coding sequence GTGCGTACCGCGAACGTCCGCACCATCGTCGTCTGGACCCTGGTCGCCCTGGTCGCCGCGACCGGTTGGGCCGTACTCGCGCTGGCCAGGGGCGAGAACGTGTCGGCGGCCTGGATGGTCGCCGCCGCGCTGGGCTCGTACGCGATCGCCTATCGCTTCTACGCCAGGTTCATCGCGTACAAGGTCCTGAAGGTCGACAGGACCCGGGCCACGCCGGCCGAACGGCTCGACAACGGCATCGACTTCCACCCCACCGACCGCCGGGTGCTGCTGGGCCACCACTTCGCGGCGATCGCGGGCGCGGGACCGCTCGTCGGGCCGGTGCTCGCGGCGCAGATGGGCTATCTGCCCGGCACGATCTGGATCATCGCGGGCGTCGTCTTCGCGGGCGCGGTCCAGGACATGGTGGTGCTGTTCTTCTCGACGCGCAGGGACGGCCGGTCGCTCGGGCAGATGGCGCGCGAGGAGATCGGCCCGTTCGGCGGGGCCGCCGCGCTGCTCGCGGCCTTCGCCATCATGATCATCCTGCTGGGTGTGCTGGCGCTGGTCGTCGTCAACGCCCTGGCGCAGTCGCCGTGGGGCACCTTCTCCATCGCGATGACCGTCCCGATCGCCCTGCTGATGGGCTTCTATCTGCGGGTTCTGCGGCCGGGACGCGTCGCCGAGGTCTCCCTCATAGGCGTCGGCCTGCTGCTGCTCGCACTGGTGGCCGGCCGCTGGGTCGCGGAGTCCTCCTGGGCGGAGACCTTCACGCTCGCCCCCTCCACGCTGGTGATCTGGCTGGTGGCGTACGGGTTCATCGCCTCGATCCTGCCGGTCTGGATGCTGCTCGCACCCCGCGACTACCTCTCCACCTTCATGAAGATCGGCACGATCGTGCTGCTCGCGCTGGGCGTCGTCCTCACCCTGCCGACGCTGAGGATGCCCGCGGTGACCGACTTCGCCTCGCGCGGCGACGGCCCGGTCTTCGCGGGCTCGCTCTTCCCGTTCGTCTTCATCACCATCGCCTGCGGCGCCCTCTCCGGCTTCCACGCCCTGATATCCAGCGGTACGACGCCGAAGATGATCCAGAAGGAGACGCAGGTCAGGATGATCGGCTACGGCTCCATGCTGATGGAGTCGTCCGTGGCCGTGATGGCGCTGATCGCCGCCTCGATCATCGACCCGGGCCTGTACTTCGCGATGAACGCGCCCGCCGGGGTCATCGGCGACACCGTGCAGAACGCCTCGCAGGTGGTGAGCGGTTGGGGCTACTCGATCTCGCCGGAGGAGCTGGCCGCCGCCGCGAAGAACGTCGAGGAGGCCTCGCTGCTGTCCAGGACCGGCGGCGCGCCCACGCTCGCCGTCGGTGTCTCGGAGATCTTCTCGCAGGTCACCGGGGACGGACTGCGCGCCTTCTGGTACCACTTCGCGATCATGTTCGAGGCGCTGTTCATCCTCACCGCCCTCGACGCCGGCACCCGCGTGGGCCGGTTCATGCTCCAGGACACCCTCGGCAACGTCTACCGGCCCTTCAAGAACATCAGCTGGAAGCCCGGCCTGGTCATCACCAGCGCGATCGTGTGCGGACTGTGGGGCTACTTCCTGTGGGTGGGCGTCCACGAACCGCTCGGCGGGATCAACCAGCTCTTCCCGATCTTCGGGATCTCGAACCAGCTGCTCGCGGCGGTCGCGCTGACGGTCTGTACGACGCTGCTGGTGAAGTCGGGGCGGCTGAAGTGGGCCTGGATCACGGGCGTTCCACTGGCCTGGGACGCGACGGTCACCCTGACCGCCAGCTACCAGAAGGTGTTCTCCAGCGATCCGCGCGTCGGCTTCTTCGAGCAACGGAGCGTCTACCAGGCCGGCATCGACCGGGGCGAGGTCATCGCCCCCGCCAAGAGCATGGACGACATGCACACCATCGTCACCAACTCCACGGTCGACGGCGTGCTGTCGGCGGTCCTCGCCCTGCTGATCATCGTGGTGATCGCGGACGCGGCACGGGTCTGCGTACGGCATGTACGCCGCCCCACGCTGTCCACGCTGAGCGAGGCCCCGTACGTGGAGTCGAAGATCGTCGCCCCGGCCGGGCTGATCCCGACCCAGCAGGAGAAGGAAGAGGAGGCGACGGCGCGTGATGCGGTCGGTGCTGGACAGGGCGGCTAG
- a CDS encoding GntR family transcriptional regulator: protein MSTDVSSAENENGATVRTARVPKYYRLKKHLLDMTETLPPGTPVPPERTLASEFDTSRTTVRQALQELVVEGRLERIQGKGTFVAKPKVSQALQLTSYTEDMRAQGLEPTSQLLDIGYITADDTLAGQLDITAGGRVLRIERLRMANGEPMAIETTHLSAKRFPALRRSLVKYTSLYTALAEVYDVRLAEAEETIETSLATPREAGLLGTDVGLPMLMLSRHSLDKDGQPVEWVRSVYRGDRYKFVARLKRPQD, encoded by the coding sequence ATGAGCACCGACGTCAGCAGTGCGGAAAACGAGAACGGGGCGACCGTCCGTACCGCACGCGTGCCCAAGTACTACCGCCTGAAGAAGCACCTGCTCGACATGACCGAGACGCTGCCGCCCGGCACGCCGGTGCCGCCCGAGCGCACCCTCGCCTCCGAGTTCGACACCTCGCGCACGACCGTGCGGCAGGCGCTCCAGGAGCTGGTGGTCGAGGGACGGCTGGAGCGCATCCAGGGCAAGGGCACGTTCGTCGCCAAGCCGAAGGTCTCCCAGGCGCTGCAACTCACCTCGTACACCGAGGACATGCGCGCCCAGGGCCTCGAACCCACCTCCCAGCTGCTGGACATCGGCTACATCACCGCCGACGACACCCTCGCGGGACAGCTCGACATCACCGCCGGCGGGCGCGTGCTGCGGATCGAGCGGCTCCGGATGGCCAACGGTGAGCCGATGGCGATCGAGACGACGCATCTGAGCGCCAAGCGCTTCCCGGCCCTGCGCAGGTCCCTGGTCAAGTACACCTCGCTCTACACCGCGTTGGCCGAGGTGTACGACGTCCGGCTCGCCGAGGCCGAGGAGACCATCGAGACCTCGCTGGCCACCCCGCGCGAGGCCGGTCTGCTGGGCACGGACGTGGGCCTGCCGATGCTGATGCTCTCCCGCCACTCGCTGGACAAGGACGGACAGCCGGTGGAGTGGGTGCGGTCCGTCTACCGGGGCGACCGGTACAAGTTCGTGGCGCGACTCAAGAGGCCCCAGGACTGA
- a CDS encoding extracellular solute-binding protein codes for MKRKLTIAVCIAGMMVSVAACGGGGGSGRESSDTGADTKELTVWLTVDAQNNWPELVKAADEAIEKKHPGITITHEYYGWPDKNAKLDAVLATDKAPDVVEMGNTEMLAYMVKGAFAPLDAAKFDNSDAWLDGLKASVTYEGKAYGVPYYAGGRVANWRKDVFADAGVKSTPKTYDELTAALDKVQKKQGDKFSAWYQPTRDWYAAMSFVYDAGGSIAVESGGKWKANLSSPESIEGLNEFKNVVDKYMHGDKTKDESDRYIVYGQGKSGMIFAPAWEGATAAAKENDKTGKLAGNVENFVLPGPSGKNMPVFLGGSDLAVPVKSDAQTVAAEWINAFTGPSGQKGLIAKGNLPNNKTDLATLKDDPATAVPATAAESNWFVPMAPGWGRVEKAQILQTMLQSIGTGKQSVEEAAKTADAEIDKVINNE; via the coding sequence GTGAAGAGGAAGCTGACGATCGCGGTCTGTATCGCGGGCATGATGGTCTCCGTCGCGGCGTGTGGGGGCGGTGGTGGGAGCGGACGTGAAAGCTCCGACACGGGGGCGGACACCAAGGAGCTGACGGTCTGGCTCACGGTCGACGCGCAGAACAACTGGCCGGAGCTGGTCAAGGCCGCCGACGAGGCGATCGAGAAGAAGCACCCCGGCATCACCATCACGCACGAGTACTACGGCTGGCCCGACAAGAACGCCAAGCTCGACGCCGTCCTCGCCACCGACAAGGCCCCCGACGTGGTCGAGATGGGCAACACGGAGATGCTCGCCTACATGGTGAAGGGCGCCTTCGCCCCCCTCGACGCGGCGAAGTTCGACAACTCCGATGCCTGGCTGGACGGCCTCAAGGCCTCCGTCACCTACGAGGGCAAGGCCTACGGCGTCCCGTACTACGCCGGTGGCCGCGTCGCCAACTGGCGCAAGGACGTCTTCGCCGACGCGGGCGTCAAGTCCACGCCGAAGACCTACGACGAGCTGACCGCCGCCCTCGACAAGGTCCAGAAGAAGCAGGGCGACAAGTTCAGCGCCTGGTACCAGCCCACCCGTGACTGGTACGCGGCCATGTCCTTCGTCTACGACGCCGGCGGCTCCATAGCCGTCGAGTCCGGCGGCAAGTGGAAGGCCAACCTCTCCTCGCCCGAGTCCATCGAGGGGCTGAACGAGTTCAAGAACGTCGTCGACAAGTACATGCACGGCGACAAGACCAAGGACGAGTCCGACCGCTACATCGTCTACGGCCAGGGCAAGTCCGGCATGATCTTCGCCCCCGCCTGGGAGGGCGCGACCGCCGCGGCCAAGGAGAACGACAAGACCGGCAAGCTCGCCGGCAACGTCGAGAACTTCGTGCTCCCCGGCCCGTCCGGCAAGAACATGCCCGTCTTCCTCGGCGGCTCCGACCTCGCCGTCCCGGTGAAGTCCGACGCGCAGACCGTCGCCGCCGAGTGGATCAACGCCTTCACCGGGCCCTCGGGCCAGAAGGGTCTGATCGCGAAGGGCAACCTGCCCAACAACAAGACCGACCTCGCCACCCTGAAGGACGACCCGGCGACCGCGGTTCCGGCCACGGCGGCCGAGTCCAACTGGTTCGTGCCGATGGCACCGGGCTGGGGCCGGGTCGAGAAGGCGCAGATCCTCCAGACGATGCTGCAGTCCATCGGCACCGGCAAGCAGTCGGTCGAGGAGGCCGCGAAGACGGCGGACGCCGAGATCGACAAGGTCATCAACAACGAGTGA
- a CDS encoding carbohydrate ABC transporter permease yields MSAAETTAPVKVPPARSAPPPTPPVVTGGSTKRLAGATAVPWALLAPCLLILAVVLGYPLVRLVTLSFQEFGQSQLWGFKPAGSVGFANFAAVLGDSEFWTVVVRTIVFAASCVVFTMVIGMAIALLLQKVSGWVKTLVNIALVASWGMPIIVATTVFKWLFDSDYGIFNALLSKLPGVDMIGHNWFASGPEGLAVITLLVVWGAVPFVVITLSAGLTQVPKELEEAARLDGAGAWGVFRYVTLPILKPIIVMLTTLSVIWDMGVFPQVFVMRNGHPEAEFQLLTTYSYDKAFVVNDYAQGSAIALLTVLLLLGVIGVYMRQMLKIGEVE; encoded by the coding sequence ATGAGTGCCGCAGAGACGACAGCCCCGGTGAAGGTGCCGCCCGCGCGGTCGGCGCCGCCGCCGACTCCGCCGGTGGTTACCGGGGGTTCGACCAAACGTTTGGCAGGTGCGACAGCCGTCCCCTGGGCGCTCCTGGCCCCTTGCCTCCTCATCCTCGCCGTCGTCCTCGGCTATCCGCTGGTCCGTCTCGTCACGCTCTCCTTCCAGGAGTTCGGGCAGTCCCAGCTGTGGGGGTTCAAGCCCGCCGGGTCGGTCGGCTTCGCCAACTTCGCCGCGGTGCTGGGGGACAGCGAGTTCTGGACGGTCGTCGTCCGGACCATCGTCTTCGCCGCCTCCTGCGTCGTCTTCACCATGGTCATCGGCATGGCGATCGCCCTGCTGCTCCAGAAGGTCTCCGGCTGGGTGAAGACGCTCGTCAACATCGCGCTCGTGGCGAGCTGGGGCATGCCGATCATCGTGGCCACCACCGTCTTCAAGTGGCTCTTCGACTCCGACTACGGCATCTTCAACGCGCTTCTCAGCAAGCTCCCCGGCGTCGACATGATCGGCCACAACTGGTTCGCCAGCGGCCCCGAGGGCCTGGCCGTCATCACACTCCTCGTGGTGTGGGGCGCGGTGCCGTTCGTCGTCATCACCCTCAGCGCCGGACTCACCCAGGTCCCCAAGGAGTTGGAGGAGGCCGCCCGCCTCGACGGCGCGGGCGCGTGGGGGGTGTTCCGTTACGTCACCCTCCCCATCCTCAAGCCGATCATCGTGATGCTCACGACCCTCTCCGTCATCTGGGACATGGGCGTCTTCCCGCAGGTCTTCGTGATGCGCAACGGACACCCGGAGGCCGAGTTCCAGCTGCTCACCACCTACTCGTACGACAAGGCGTTCGTGGTCAACGACTACGCGCAGGGCTCGGCGATCGCCCTGCTCACCGTGCTGTTGCTGCTCGGCGTGATCGGCGTCTACATGCGCCAGATGCTGAAGATCGGAGAGGTCGAATGA
- a CDS encoding carbohydrate ABC transporter permease, translated as MSTATVSGPRNTTGRSGPRKSKLGWNLLGLFVFVTAGFPVYWMLNTAFKPAKDAIDPDPSLLPTSITFSNFSRALNIADFWGPVGRSLIVSLTVVVIGIVVGMLAALAISRFAFRGRKVVIVGILAVQMVPLVAMIIPVFLLLNDLGQYDRLSGLVLTYLTFILPFTVWTLRGFIVNIPRELEEAAMVDGCSRTTAFIRVVFPLLAPGMVATSVYGFIQAWNEYLYALMLMSQQNQTATVWLGNFTTKHGTEYAPMMAGSTLMAVPIVVLFLLVQRKMAAGLTAGAVKG; from the coding sequence ATGAGTACCGCCACTGTCTCCGGCCCCCGGAACACGACCGGCCGCTCCGGTCCCCGGAAGTCCAAGCTCGGCTGGAACCTCCTCGGCCTGTTCGTCTTCGTCACCGCCGGCTTCCCCGTCTACTGGATGCTGAACACGGCGTTCAAACCGGCGAAGGACGCCATCGACCCGGACCCCAGCCTGCTGCCGACGTCGATCACCTTCTCCAACTTCAGCCGGGCGCTGAACATCGCCGACTTCTGGGGCCCGGTCGGCCGCAGCCTCATCGTGTCCCTGACCGTGGTCGTGATCGGCATCGTCGTCGGCATGCTGGCCGCGCTCGCCATCTCCCGCTTCGCCTTCCGCGGCCGCAAGGTGGTCATCGTCGGCATCCTGGCGGTGCAGATGGTCCCACTGGTCGCGATGATCATCCCGGTCTTCCTGCTGCTGAACGACCTCGGCCAGTACGACCGCCTCAGCGGCCTGGTCCTCACCTATCTGACGTTCATCCTCCCGTTCACGGTGTGGACCCTGCGCGGCTTCATCGTCAACATCCCGCGCGAACTGGAGGAGGCGGCCATGGTCGACGGCTGCTCCCGCACCACCGCCTTCATCCGCGTGGTCTTCCCGCTGCTCGCGCCGGGCATGGTGGCGACCTCGGTCTACGGCTTCATCCAGGCGTGGAACGAGTACCTGTACGCCCTGATGCTGATGAGCCAGCAGAACCAGACCGCGACCGTCTGGCTCGGCAACTTCACCACCAAGCACGGCACCGAATACGCCCCGATGATGGCCGGCTCCACCCTGATGGCCGTGCCGATCGTCGTTCTCTTCCTCCTCGTCCAGCGCAAGATGGCCGCGGGTCTCACCGCGGGCGCCGTGAAGGGATGA
- a CDS encoding glycoside hydrolase family 3 protein, giving the protein MTTFATGSPGSPSPSGSGQDGLARDALTVLQPGFTGTTAPDWLLRRLGEGLASVGLFGRNITSPEQLAALTAQLRAEHEDVLVAIDEEGGDVTRLEVRTGSSFPGNHALGAVDDVDLTREVAFALGRRLAECGVNFNWAPSADVNANPSNPVIGVRSFGADPGLVARHTAAYVTGLQAAGVAACTKHFPGHGDTAVDSHLSLPRIDADRALVDSRDLAPFRAAIAAGSHAMMSAHILVPALDPDLPATLSRGILTDLLRGELGYDGLIVTDGMEMRAIAGTYGIEHGSVLALAAGADAICVGGGLADEETVLRLRDALVTAVRTGDLPEERLTDAANRVRALAKWTRSAAGGAVDGAGTRHEAPGETGGTDGTDGTGGADGADGTGGGIGLVAARRALTTTFAGPYDPPAQPLYVAAFTPVANIAVGDETPWGVGAELARLLPGTETGTFAGDSAGASALAVAGSRRIVAVVRDEHRHPWMTTALDTLLATRPDTIVVEMGIPQSPPRGPLHIATHGAARVCGRAAAEVIAGVR; this is encoded by the coding sequence ATGACGACATTCGCCACCGGCTCGCCCGGTTCCCCTTCCCCTTCCGGTTCCGGACAGGACGGCCTCGCGCGGGACGCGCTGACGGTCCTGCAGCCCGGCTTCACCGGCACCACCGCCCCCGACTGGCTGCTGCGCCGCCTCGGCGAGGGCCTCGCCTCCGTCGGCCTCTTCGGCCGCAACATCACCTCGCCCGAACAACTGGCCGCCCTCACCGCACAGTTGCGGGCCGAGCACGAGGACGTCCTGGTCGCGATCGACGAGGAGGGCGGCGACGTCACCCGCCTGGAGGTCCGCACCGGCTCCTCCTTCCCGGGCAACCACGCCCTGGGCGCGGTCGACGACGTGGACCTGACCAGGGAGGTCGCCTTCGCCCTGGGCCGCCGCCTCGCCGAGTGCGGCGTCAACTTCAACTGGGCCCCGTCGGCGGACGTCAACGCCAACCCGTCCAACCCCGTCATCGGGGTCCGCTCCTTCGGCGCCGACCCCGGCCTGGTCGCCCGCCACACGGCCGCCTATGTCACCGGCCTCCAGGCCGCGGGCGTCGCCGCCTGCACCAAGCACTTCCCGGGCCACGGCGACACCGCCGTCGACTCCCATCTCTCCCTGCCCCGTATCGACGCGGACCGCGCGCTCGTGGACTCCCGGGACCTGGCCCCCTTCCGGGCCGCCATCGCCGCCGGTTCGCACGCGATGATGAGCGCCCACATCCTGGTCCCGGCCCTGGACCCCGACCTTCCGGCAACGTTGTCCCGGGGCATCCTCACCGACCTCCTCCGCGGCGAACTCGGCTACGACGGCCTCATCGTCACCGACGGCATGGAGATGCGGGCCATCGCGGGCACCTACGGCATCGAACACGGCAGCGTCCTCGCGCTCGCCGCCGGTGCCGACGCCATCTGTGTCGGCGGCGGTCTCGCCGACGAGGAGACCGTCCTCCGTCTCCGCGACGCCCTCGTCACGGCCGTCCGCACCGGCGACCTCCCGGAGGAACGCCTGACGGACGCGGCGAACCGGGTCCGGGCACTGGCGAAGTGGACGCGATCGGCGGCCGGGGGAGCGGTCGACGGCGCCGGGACGCGCCACGAGGCCCCCGGGGAGACCGGAGGCACCGATGGCACCGATGGCACCGGCGGCGCCGATGGCGCCGATGGCACCGGCGGGGGCATAGGCCTGGTGGCCGCCCGCCGCGCCCTCACCACGACCTTCGCGGGACCCTACGACCCGCCCGCCCAGCCCCTCTACGTCGCGGCCTTCACCCCGGTGGCGAACATCGCCGTGGGCGACGAGACCCCCTGGGGCGTCGGCGCGGAACTGGCCCGTCTCCTCCCGGGCACCGAGACGGGCACCTTCGCCGGCGACAGCGCCGGTGCCTCCGCCCTGGCGGTCGCCGGCAGCCGCCGTATCGTCGCCGTCGTCCGTGACGAACACCGCCACCCCTGGATGACCACGGCCCTCGACACCCTCCTCGCCACCCGCCCCGACACGATCGTCGTGGAGATGGGCATCCCCCAGTCCCCGCCCCGAGGCCCCCTGCACATCGCGACCCACGGCGCGGCGAGGGTCTGCGGCAGGGCGGCGGCGGAGGTCATCGCGGGGGTGCGGTAG
- the nagB gene encoding glucosamine-6-phosphate deaminase — translation MEVVIVPDAEAGGALIAEAMAELFRRKPEALLGVATGSTPLPIYTALARQVRSGAVDASRARVAQLDEYVGLPAEHPESYRSVLRREVLEPLGLGLDAFMGPDGTAEDVAGACEAYDRALTEAGGVDLQLLGIGTDGHIGFNEPCSSLASRTRIKTLTEQTRIDNARFFDGDIEQVPHHVITQGIGTILEARHLVLLATGEGKADAVAATVEGPVAAVCPASALQLHPHATVVVDEGAASKLKLADYFRHTFSNKPDWQGI, via the coding sequence GTGGAAGTTGTCATCGTTCCGGATGCCGAGGCGGGTGGCGCGCTCATAGCCGAGGCGATGGCCGAGTTGTTCCGGCGCAAGCCCGAGGCGCTGCTCGGGGTGGCCACGGGGTCGACCCCGCTGCCCATCTACACGGCCCTGGCGCGGCAGGTGCGGTCCGGTGCCGTGGACGCCTCGCGGGCCCGGGTCGCCCAGCTCGACGAGTACGTGGGCCTGCCCGCCGAGCACCCCGAGTCGTACCGCTCGGTGCTGCGGCGCGAGGTGCTGGAGCCGTTGGGGCTCGGCCTGGACGCGTTCATGGGGCCCGACGGGACCGCCGAGGACGTGGCGGGGGCCTGCGAGGCTTACGACAGGGCGCTGACCGAGGCGGGGGGTGTGGATCTGCAACTGCTCGGCATAGGGACCGACGGGCACATCGGATTCAACGAGCCGTGCTCGTCGCTCGCCTCCCGGACGCGGATCAAGACGCTGACCGAGCAGACCCGGATCGACAACGCGCGGTTCTTCGACGGTGACATCGAGCAGGTGCCACACCACGTCATCACCCAGGGCATCGGCACGATCCTGGAGGCCCGGCACCTGGTGCTGCTGGCCACGGGCGAGGGCAAGGCGGACGCCGTCGCGGCGACCGTGGAGGGGCCGGTGGCGGCGGTGTGCCCCGCGTCGGCGCTGCAGCTCCACCCCCATGCGACGGTCGTGGTGGACGAGGGCGCCGCGTCGAAGCTGAAGCTGGCGGACTATTTCCGGCACACGTTCAGCAACAAGCCCGACTGGCAGGGGATCTAG
- a CDS encoding sensor histidine kinase, producing the protein MPSMNELVRQHTALSDSDLEWLHLLVSEWQLLSDLSFADLVLWVPTRDGTRYVSVAQMRPNTGPTSYQDDMVGHLVPRGRRPLLDAAHDEGRIVREGDPEWREEVPVRVESIPVRREGRVLGVIARNTNLLTVRTPSRLELTYLQSASDLAQMIAAGAFPFPDQQVDMDASPRVGDGLIRLDADGIVQYASPNALSAYHRLGLAADLVGCHLGRTTAELAPSRGPVDEALAKVASGWAPREFEIESVDGVIQFRAIPLKPKGPRIGSLVLLRDVTELRRRERELITKDATIREIHHRVKNNLQTVAALLRLQARRIESERGREALEEAVRRVGSIAIVHETLSQNLDERVEFDEIADRVLAMVAEISPGKVVGRRTGRFGILDAEVATPLSMVLTEILQNALEHGFREGDTGTVEVSAVRGGTTKETRLLVTVQDDGVGLPESFDPHRSGNLGLQIVRTLVEGELGGTFDMVPAPERGTRVILDLPVRAQK; encoded by the coding sequence GTGCCCTCCATGAACGAACTCGTCCGCCAGCACACCGCTCTCAGCGACTCCGACCTGGAGTGGTTGCATCTGCTGGTGTCGGAGTGGCAGTTGCTGTCCGACCTCTCCTTCGCCGATCTGGTCCTGTGGGTCCCCACCCGGGACGGCACCCGCTATGTCTCCGTGGCCCAGATGCGCCCCAACACCGGCCCCACCTCGTACCAGGACGACATGGTCGGCCATCTGGTCCCGCGCGGCCGGCGCCCCCTGCTGGACGCCGCGCACGACGAGGGCCGCATCGTCCGCGAGGGCGACCCGGAGTGGCGCGAGGAGGTCCCCGTACGGGTCGAGTCCATCCCCGTGCGCAGGGAGGGGCGCGTCCTCGGGGTCATCGCGCGCAACACCAATCTGCTGACCGTGCGCACCCCGAGCCGGCTGGAGCTGACCTATCTCCAGAGCGCGTCCGACCTGGCCCAGATGATCGCCGCGGGCGCCTTCCCGTTCCCCGACCAGCAGGTCGACATGGACGCCTCACCACGCGTCGGAGACGGGCTGATCAGGCTCGACGCCGACGGCATCGTCCAGTACGCCTCCCCGAACGCCCTCTCCGCGTACCACCGCCTGGGTCTCGCCGCCGACCTCGTGGGCTGCCATCTCGGCCGTACTACCGCCGAACTCGCCCCCTCCCGGGGCCCGGTGGACGAGGCGCTGGCCAAGGTGGCGAGCGGGTGGGCGCCGCGCGAGTTCGAGATCGAGTCCGTCGACGGGGTGATCCAGTTCCGCGCGATCCCGCTCAAGCCCAAGGGCCCGCGCATCGGTTCGCTGGTCCTGCTGCGGGACGTGACGGAACTGCGGCGCCGCGAACGCGAGTTGATCACCAAGGACGCCACCATCCGGGAGATCCACCACCGGGTGAAGAACAACCTCCAGACCGTCGCCGCGCTGTTGCGCCTCCAGGCCCGGCGCATCGAGTCCGAGCGCGGCCGTGAGGCCCTCGAAGAGGCCGTACGACGGGTCGGGTCGATCGCGATCGTGCATGAGACGCTGTCCCAGAACCTGGACGAGCGGGTGGAGTTCGACGAGATCGCCGACCGGGTGCTCGCGATGGTCGCCGAGATCTCACCGGGCAAGGTCGTCGGCCGGCGCACCGGACGGTTCGGCATCCTGGACGCGGAGGTCGCCACCCCGCTCTCCATGGTGCTCACCGAGATCCTGCAGAACGCCCTCGAACACGGGTTCCGTGAAGGCGACACCGGCACCGTCGAGGTCTCGGCGGTGCGCGGCGGCACCACCAAGGAGACCCGTCTCCTCGTCACCGTCCAGGACGACGGCGTCGGTCTCCCCGAGAGCTTCGACCCGCATCGCTCGGGCAACCTCGGCCTGCAGATCGTACGGACGCTGGTGGAGGGGGAGTTGGGCGGAACCTTCGACATGGTCCCGGCTCCCGAGCGGGGCACCCGGGTCATCCTGGACCTCCCGGTGCGCGCCCAGAAGTAG
- a CDS encoding WhiB family transcriptional regulator, with the protein MDWRHNAVCREEDPELFFPIGNTGPALLQIEEAKAVCRRCPVIEQCLQWALESGQDSGVWGGLSEDERRAMKRRAARNRARQASA; encoded by the coding sequence ATGGACTGGCGTCACAACGCCGTTTGCCGCGAGGAAGACCCCGAGCTCTTCTTCCCCATCGGCAACACCGGTCCTGCGCTGCTGCAGATCGAGGAAGCCAAGGCTGTCTGCCGTCGCTGCCCGGTTATCGAGCAGTGTCTGCAGTGGGCGCTTGAGTCCGGCCAGGACTCCGGCGTCTGGGGTGGTCTCAGCGAGGACGAGCGCCGCGCCATGAAGCGCCGCGCCGCCCGCAACAGGGCCCGTCAGGCATCCGCCTGA